In Oryza brachyantha chromosome 2, ObraRS2, whole genome shotgun sequence, a single window of DNA contains:
- the LOC102722742 gene encoding glutelin type-B 1-like, with protein sequence MATIVFSRFSIYFCVLLLCHGSMAQLFNPSTNPWHSSRQGSSRECRFDRLQAFEPLRKVRSEAGVTEYFDEKNELFQCTGTFVIRRVIQPQGLLVPRYTNAPGLVYIIQGRGSIGLAFPGCPATYQQQFQQFLPQEQTQSQKFRDEHQKIHQFRQGDIVALPAGVAHWFYNDGDAPVVAVYVYDVKNSANQLEPRQREFLLGGNNMRAQQVYGSSAEQHSRQNIFSGFGVEILSEALGISTVTTKRLQSQNDQRGEIIHVKNGLQFLKPTLTQQQEQAQEQAQAQYQGVQYSEQQQTSSRWNGLDENFCTIKARMNIENPSRADTYNPRAGRTTSLNSQKFPILNLVQMSATRVNLYQNAILSPFWNVNAHSLVYTIQGRARVQVVSNFGKTVFDGELRLGQLLIIPQHYVVLKKAQREGFQYIAIKTNASAFVSQLVGKNSVFRSLPVDVIANVYRISRDQARSLKNNRGEEHGAFAPRSQQQSYPGFSNESESETSE encoded by the exons ATGGCAACTATAGTTTTCTCTCGGTTTTCTATATACTTTTGTGTTCTTCTATTATGCCATGGCTCTATGGCCCAGCTATTTAATCCAAGTACAAACCCATGGCACAGCTCTCGGCAAGGAAGTTCGAGAGAGTGTAGATTCGATAGATTACAGGCATTTGAGCCTCTTCGGAAAGTGAGGTCAGAAGCCGGGGTGACCGAGTACTTTGACGAGAAGAATGAGCTGTTCCAGTGCACAGGTACTTTTGTCATCCGACGTGTCATTCAGCCTCAAGGTCTTCTGGTGCCTCGATACACTAATGCTCCTGGCTTGGTCTACATCATCCAAG GGAGAGGTTCTATCGGTTTGGCCTTCCCCGGTTGCCCTGCTACTTACCAGCAGCAATTCCAACAATTTTTGCCTCAAGAACAAACTCAGAGCCAAAAGTTTAGAGATGAGCACCAAAAGATCCATCAATTTAGGCAAGGAGATATTGTTGCGCTCCCGGCTGGTGTTGCACATTGGTTCTACAACGACGGTGATGCGCCTGTTGTTGCCGTATATGTTTATGATGTAAAAAACAGTGCTAATCAGCTTGAACCAAGGCAAAGG GAGTTCTTATTAGGTGGTAACAACATGAGAGCTCAACAAGTGTATGGTAGCTCAGCTGAGCAACACTCTAGGCAAAACATATTCAGCGGATTCGGTGTTGAGATACTAAGTGAGGCTCTAGGCATTAGTACAGTAACAACAAAGAGGTTACAAAGCCAAAATGACCAACGTGGAGAGATTATACATGTAAAGAATGGCCTTCAATTTTTGAAACCCACTTTGACACAACAACAAGAACAGGCACAAGAACAGGCACAAGCTCAATACCAAGGAGTTCAGTATAGTGAACAACAACAGACATCTTCCCGGTGGAATGGATTGGACGAGAACTTCTGCACAATCAAGGCTAGGATGAACATTGAAAACCCTAGTCGTGCTGATACATACAACCCACGTGCCGGAAGGACCACAAGTCTAAATAGCCAGAAGTTCCCCATCCTTAACCTCGTCCAAATGAGTGCTACGAGAGTAAATTTGTATcag AATGCTATTCTCTCACCATTCTGGAATGTCAATGCTCATAGTTTGGTCTATACCATTCAAGGACGCGCTCGTGTTCAGGTTGTTAGTAACTTTGGCAAGACTGTGTTCGATGGTGAACTTCGCCTAGGACAACTTTTGATCATTCCACAACACTATGTTGTCTTGAAGAAAGCACAACGTGAAGGATTCCAATACATTGCAATCAAGACAAATGCTAGTGCCTTCGTGAGCCAGCTTGTAGGGAAAAACTCGGTATTTCGTTCCCTACCGGTTGATGTGATAGCTAATGTGTATCGCATCTCAAGGGACCAAGCCAGAAGCCTCAAGAACAACAGGGGAGAAGAGCATGGTGCCTTCGCTCCTAGATCTCAACAACAATCATACCCAGGATTCTCGAATGAGTCGGAAAGCGAGACTTCGGAGTAA
- the LOC102710660 gene encoding bZIP transcription factor RISBZ4-like isoform X1, producing MKKCPSELDFEAFFHGGSGEAADADEQKPAGHAGSHPLFGMFSAADLSAFGFADSSTITGGIPNHIWPQSQSLNARHPAVSTTIESQSSICAAASPTSATNLTMKESQTLGGTSGSDSDSESLFDIEGGPCEQSTNPLDVKRMRRMVSNRESARRSRKRKQAHLADLESQVDQLRGENASLFKQLTDASGQFTTAVTDNRILKSDVEALRVKVKMAEDMVARGAMSCGLGHLGGLSPALNARQRCVPDVLAGLDYAGDDPFTGLSPPDQGQMPGGEVVDGCWGWDSHSNGGMSK from the exons ATGAAGAAGTGCCCGTCCGAGCTGGACTTCGAGGCGTTCTTCCACGGCGGGAGTGGGgaggccgccgacgccgacgagcagAAGCCCGCCGGGCACGCCGGCTCGCACCCGCTGTTCGGGATGttctccgccgccgacctctCCGCCTTCGGCTTCGCCGACTCG AGCACCATCACCGGGGGCATTCCCAACCACATATGGCCCCAGTCCCAGAGCCTCAACGCACGGCATCCTGCGGTCTCCACGACAATTGAGTCGCAGTCATCAATTTGTG cagcagcaagtcCCACATCAGCCACCAATCTGACTATGAAGGAGAGTCAAACTCTGGGAGGCACAAGTGGCTCGGATTCTGACAGCGAGTCGTTGTTCGATATAGAGGGAGGTCCATGCGAACAAAGCACAAACCCATTGGATGTGAAGAGAATGAGAAG GATGGTGTCCAACAGGGAGTCTGCTCGGCGATCAAGGAAGAGAAAGCAAGCTCACTTAGCCGACCTCGAGTCACAG GTTGACCAGCTCCGGGGCGAAAACGCGTCGCTTTTCAAGCAATTGACAGATGCCAGCGGGCAGTTCACAACCGCGGTCACGGACAACAGGATCCTCAAATCAGACGTCGAGGCCCTCCGTGTCAAG GTGAAGATGGCGGAGGACATGGTGGCGCGGGGGGCGATGTCGTGCGGGCTCGGCCACCTCGGCGGGCTGTCGCCGGCGCTGAACGCCCGGCAGCGCTGCGTCCCGGACGTGCTCGCCGGGCTGGActacgccggcgacgaccccTTCACGGGGCTGTCCCCGCCGGACCAGGGCCAGATGCCAGGCGGCGAGGTGGTCGACGGCTGCTGGGGCTGGGACTCCCACTCCAACGGCGGCATGTCCAAGTGA
- the LOC102710660 gene encoding bZIP transcription factor RISBZ4-like isoform X2, with product MKKCPSELDFEAFFHGGSGEAADADEQKPAGHAGSHPLFGMFSAADLSAFGFADSSTITGGIPNHIWPQSQSLNARHPAVSTTIESQSSICAASPTSATNLTMKESQTLGGTSGSDSDSESLFDIEGGPCEQSTNPLDVKRMRRMVSNRESARRSRKRKQAHLADLESQVDQLRGENASLFKQLTDASGQFTTAVTDNRILKSDVEALRVKVKMAEDMVARGAMSCGLGHLGGLSPALNARQRCVPDVLAGLDYAGDDPFTGLSPPDQGQMPGGEVVDGCWGWDSHSNGGMSK from the exons ATGAAGAAGTGCCCGTCCGAGCTGGACTTCGAGGCGTTCTTCCACGGCGGGAGTGGGgaggccgccgacgccgacgagcagAAGCCCGCCGGGCACGCCGGCTCGCACCCGCTGTTCGGGATGttctccgccgccgacctctCCGCCTTCGGCTTCGCCGACTCG AGCACCATCACCGGGGGCATTCCCAACCACATATGGCCCCAGTCCCAGAGCCTCAACGCACGGCATCCTGCGGTCTCCACGACAATTGAGTCGCAGTCATCAATTTGTG cagcaagtcCCACATCAGCCACCAATCTGACTATGAAGGAGAGTCAAACTCTGGGAGGCACAAGTGGCTCGGATTCTGACAGCGAGTCGTTGTTCGATATAGAGGGAGGTCCATGCGAACAAAGCACAAACCCATTGGATGTGAAGAGAATGAGAAG GATGGTGTCCAACAGGGAGTCTGCTCGGCGATCAAGGAAGAGAAAGCAAGCTCACTTAGCCGACCTCGAGTCACAG GTTGACCAGCTCCGGGGCGAAAACGCGTCGCTTTTCAAGCAATTGACAGATGCCAGCGGGCAGTTCACAACCGCGGTCACGGACAACAGGATCCTCAAATCAGACGTCGAGGCCCTCCGTGTCAAG GTGAAGATGGCGGAGGACATGGTGGCGCGGGGGGCGATGTCGTGCGGGCTCGGCCACCTCGGCGGGCTGTCGCCGGCGCTGAACGCCCGGCAGCGCTGCGTCCCGGACGTGCTCGCCGGGCTGGActacgccggcgacgaccccTTCACGGGGCTGTCCCCGCCGGACCAGGGCCAGATGCCAGGCGGCGAGGTGGTCGACGGCTGCTGGGGCTGGGACTCCCACTCCAACGGCGGCATGTCCAAGTGA